GTGGAAGGCGAGGCCTGCCCGGGGAGACCGTGCTTCACCTCACTTGTGCCACGGGGGATACACATGCTTCGCCGGGGcgggagggctgggggcagggcaggggggctGTGATTTCCTCGCTACTTCCCAGGCACCACCCTGCGTCGTCCGGTGGCCAAGGGTCGCTGTTTGTGAACACACCACTTCCAGGGTCtccagggggtgggaggagggaggaggtgggagaaggcaTGAGGGAACAGGATTCTGGGGCACAAATCCCCGCAGAAATTCTTTGAGGGAGCCAACATGTGTCCAGGGCGGCAAAAAAACCTCACCCTGCACATGGGAAAACACACCCCCTCGTGAGAAAGCACACCTCCACGTGGGAAAATACTTCCATGTCTCCACACATCGAAGACGGGTGTCCAGACGACGGAGGGGAAAAAACACCCCCCCAGTTGTTCAAAGGCCCAGGTCCGGAGAAGAGAACGGGCCACTCCGCGCCGGAGAAGCGCACACATCCCGGCGAGGAAACCCACGTCCACCTAAAGCTCCTCGACGTGTGACAGCTCCACACGACAAAAGCCTGTCGCCAAGTCCTCCTCCCTGCCTTCTGAGCGGGCCGGGAGGGCCGGGGAGGGGGGCCTCCCCGAGCTGCCCCCTATACCCGAGtggtggagtggggatgggggagtgtgTTGTTGTGGCTGGTAAcggtggggggaggcggggggaagggcccaaagggatggagggaggggggcggcgggggagggggtggccccAGGCCGCTGGGCAGCAGGGTCAGGGCCCCGGGGGCCAAGAGAGGCACATCGTCCGGCGCCCGGCGCAGGGCCAGGGTGTAGTCAGGCGGGCAGGTGGGGCGCAGGGCCTCCGCAGGGTCCGCCCCGACACCCCCACCCCGCTTCAGCTGCAGCGACACCAGCTCCTCCTCGGGTGGCAGCTCACGGCCGGCCGCAGGGAGCAGGGGGCCCGGGCCCCCACCGGGCACGCCAGAGCCTGAGCCGCCGGGGGGGCTGAGCCGCCTGCACCGCAGCTCTTGCCGCCGGTCCCGCTTGTAGTAGAGGGCGGCGAAGGcgaggatgttgaggaagaggagggaggcgcCCACGGCCACGGTGACGCTGAGCTCCGTGGAGTAGTCTCGGGAGTCCCCGGGGAAGCGGTCGTAGGCCCGGGGGCCCGACTCAGGCTCGGGCTCGGGCGGCAGGGTGGCCGGAGGCGGCGGGCGGCGAGTGCCTGGGGCACCAGGGGGCGGGCGCGGCGGCCAGCGCGTGGCGTAGGGAGGGAGGCGCGTGGTGGTGGTGAAGAGCTCCGTGTGCAGGTTGTGCAGGTGCGGCACGAGCTCCAGCCAGAAGGCCACCTTGTTGGCGCGGTAGTTGTCGCGCACGCGCGGCTTCAAGCCGATGTGCAGGTACTGCTTCTCCTTGCTGTTGAACTTGCTCCACACCACCTCCTCGAAGCGGTTGGGCTTGGTGTGGATGAACTTGGTGTCCTGTGGCACCGGCTGGTTGGGGTCGCTGTGGACACAGGGGGGCAGGGAAAGGAGGAGTAAGGGTGAGGCTCCCAtgaaaggcgggggtgggggcgtgctatgggaggaatggggagagagacggacagagatgcagagagctggggagacgggaagagagacacagacggatacaaagagacagagaaattgCCAGAGACGGACGGACGGACAGACAAATAGGGATGAAGCCAGACTGCCAGAGACAGTCTGAGATGAGGACagaggggcagagagggcagagaCAGACCACCAGTGACAGAGGCAGAGTCTGAGACTGAATGAGATAGAGACATAtggaaacagagacacaaaagGACATGAGAGACAGCCAGGGGGAAACTAGCGAGTACAGGGTAACCAGATCAAAGCAAACAGAGATATCAATGGATTtcaagagagagaggcagagacagcaatagacagacagacacaaacCCTCACACACACTCAGATACACAGATGGGAGCACTCAGACAGAGGGCCGAGCTCtgggagaagaaggagagagctgggtgggcaagggagggaaggagagacagacacagagccaAAGGCACCAAGTGAGCCCGCCCCCCCAGAAAAGACAGGGACCTCTCTGTCCAACTCTTCTGAATCTCCAACACACACAGAGGAGCTGTCCGGCAGGTGTCTGAGTCGAGAAGGCAAGAGTGCCTTGATGGAGGAATGATGGCCGtgtgaaggagagggagagaaggggctgAGGATGGAGGGGGTGTGTGCCCTGACCTGCAGGGATGCCCAACCCAGCCCCTCTGGCCCTCACCCAGTCTTGGCGAAGTTGGTCCAGTAGGTCATGACCACGGCACTGAGCATGACATCATTCTTGGAGAAGTTGCAGGGGAAGAGGTCGGTGGCGCCcaccatgggcacaccaaagacGTAGGGTAGCTCGTCCCCGTGCGCTGCGTCTGCCCACTCGGGCCGGCCCTCAGCCTGGCAGTGGTGGTAGAAGGTGTAAAAGTAGACAGGGGACTGGTAGTCAGCGTGCAACTTGGCGGTGGCCACAGCCGGTGCCACCCACTGGTGGTCGGTAAAGAGCGCCAGCAGGGTCTTGCGCCGCATCTCGCCATTGTCCCTGTCGGCCCAGTCCGTGTACATAAACTTGATGGTCTCCCGCAGCACATCCTTGCCCTCTGGGTAGCCATACAGGTTGTCCACAAAGTTGGAGACGGTGAAGTCGAAGGCGCTGGCGGACACGCCGTCCTCGCTCTCTGCTGAGTCTTCCACGAACTTGAGGCCCTCTCCCTGGTTGACACCGATGAGCATGTCGTAGTTGAGGAATTCTCCCTGCTGCATGAGGATCTCAGGGTCATCGGGGACTACGTCACCGTCCACCACGGGCCCAAAGGCGATATGGtagctggggagaaggggagcaAAAAAACCTGTTCACCGGCCTGCTCTCCTGTTCACCGGCCTGCTCTCAGCTCACAGCCTGCTGAGTCCTCTGCTCAGAAGACCCCTCTCCCCTAGTTAAAACCTTCTGAGCCCTTCAGGGTACTTGGCCGCACGGGAAGTCCTCCCTCAAGCACTTCACGGAGCTTCGTGCACACTGGCTCTGTTTAGGCACCTCCGCTTAGGGAAGGCTTCTGGGAGAAGGCAGGGCCCCAGGAGGGGCCTGAAGCCCACCTCTCCTGGTTAAATGGCATGCCTGTGGCCTGCGGGCACCTCTCACCCTCAACCTCCTTGGAACCAGCAAGGAGAATGGAGGCCTGGACCtggccctctcccacccccatacCGGGCGGGCTGCACGTCCTGGTCCACCAGCTCCCGAGAAGGCTTCCGGCGCAGACACTCCACGGCCTCGGCGCTGTCCTCCCGGTCACAGCCCACCTTGGCCGCCAGCAGCCGCGTGTACTTGAGCGGCTGGTAGTTGACAGACCAGCTAGAAATGGCAGTGCCACTCTGGGCGATGGCCTTCTGGAACAGCCCTGCTGGGACAGGCAGGCTTTAGGCTGGGCTGTATCAGCCTGATGGAGGAGAAGGGGGACCTGGTGGGGTCGGGGGTGTGGGAAAGGGGACAGGAGGGACAGGCTGAGGAGGTGGCTGGTACCTTCTGAATGGTGGGAGAGGATCAGAAGGTTGACACAGGAGGCCCCTGCCCCAGATCCGAAGATGGTGATGCGCTCGGGGTCGCCCCCAAAGTGGGCAATGTTCTCACTGAGCCAGCGCAGGGCCTGGATCTGGTCCAGGAGCCCATAGTTGCCTTTTGCAGCCTGGTCCCCAGTGCTGAGAAAACCTGGGGGTAGAGGAAGAAAGGGGGCTTCCTGGGGGTGTCACAGCACCCTTGCCCTCTTTCTGGGCAGCTCAGTCCAGCCCAGAAGCCATTCTGCTTCTGCTGGGTTTAGAGGAACCCTGCCGGCAGGCCCTCCTCCCAGACTCCAGCCCCTAGAGTTGGCTGCCCACCCTCACCGAGCACCCCAAGCCGGTAGTTGAGTGTGGCTACAATGACGTTGCCGTAGGCGGCCAGGACAGAGCCATCGAACATGTTCCCGGTGCCCTCCATGTAGGAGCCGCCATGCAGAAACAGCATCACCGGCTTCTTCCCGGAGTCCCGGATATCTGCatggggagggggcgggtgggTGGGCCGGGAGATGGGGGACAAGGACACAGTCAGACCAGAAGCAGCACCGCCCACCTCCCAGGCCTGCCGAGTTCCAGCCCGGAGCTCAGGGGACATGTCACTCCCATCCCTGGGGGGCAAGACCggattcccctccctccctccccagctagCCCTGGCAGAAgatctctccccacctcctgccgGTGTGCCCCACAGCACTTCTCCACATGCCTGGCAGACCTTCCAAGAAGCCtagcagaggcaggggtgggggctggcCCTCCTCAGGGCATCTGCTGGACCCAGGGgaacccctccccacacacacacagcaaatcTCCTTCCTGCTCCTAAGAAGAGCGAGCTCCCAAAGCTGCCACTAGAGCTAGAGATCCTGGGAGGGTCCTGGCGTTTCCTTCGACTCAGGCCTTGGGCCTCAGCTCCACATGGTAGCCTGGTCTGTGGGTGAGGGGGTGCCAGGCCCTAGGGTCCCTGGGGGCTTGGTCTCCTCCCCGCCCTAATTCCTTTCTAGGTCACCTCCCCAGTTACCATGGCAACCCCCAGCCTAATTACTGTGGCAGGAGGCTGCAGGGTGGGAAAGAGTCTGCTTAATGAAGCCAGGGTGCAGCTCTAGTCTCGGACCCCCCAAACTGGCCTAAGTCCTGAGTTCTGGACCCCTCTCTTGCCATGTCCCCAAAGGATCCCATGATCACTCCCATATGTAGAAGGCTCTTGAGGCACTACAGACCGGACTGAGGGGTAACTAATTCCGGAAGAGGGTGGGAGTCTGAGAGGGCTTGCCAGGGTCCCTGCCCCTGCAGCTCCTCCACGATGCAGCCACAGTGCCCGTGCTGGTACCAcccctggcctccaggccctccTCTTTCTTGACACCTGCAATCTCTGACCAGCCTGGGCACTCGGCAAATAAGATCCAGGCCTGGGCCTCCACAGCTGGTCCCCAGTGCCTCTGCCCGCCTCCCTCATCCCGCTAGAGACTTCCCTCCTGGCAGAAGGTCAACCAACAGGTCACTGAGacactcccctccaccccccccccccgacagCTTCCTGCCTCCTGTCTCTTAGGACCTTCTCTGACACCTCCTTCCACCTGACTTTGGCCAGGAGCTCCTAGGTGGGCAgtgccctctctgtgtcctccccaaatcctATTCTTCCCTTTGTTCCTGAACCTCCAGTGGTCTTCCAACAGTTCAGGCTGGTCTCCTTCCCTCCGAGGTCCTGTCCTAAATGTCCTCACTCCTCCCCGCTCCTGCCCACCCAGCACCTCCACTCCCagcgaggggggagggggagtcagAAAGGGAAGGAGCAGGAAGGGGGGCTGGGGCAACAAGAAttcaaaaccaacaacaaaaaacaggatcaagaaagaagaaagaaagaaaaaacaacaaccaaaaaacaagaaGCTCTCGGGGCAGAttcaacaagaaaagaaaaaaaaaacaaaaaaacaagaaaccaaaaagatccatttttggaaaaaaagaaaaaaagaaaaaagttctttgcactttttcaaaattttgtggTGAAACTTCAAGATATTGGGCCCTGTTTTCAAAAATGTCCAAATTCTTTAATTTGCTTCAAATGTGCGTTTTCTGCATCGGACAGGCTTTTTTTTGGAAACTGTAGCAGGTTTCTGCTGTTTCAATTGTGTCCTCAATTTGCcaacttaaatttgtttttttcaaatgttattttgctccaaattaaaattgttttttcaaatgttatATTTCACAAGTTTCAAAACAGTCCAAATGTCTGTCAAGCTAAACATTTTATCCAATTCTTTGGtgtcttttggtttttgttttttttctgacattCCAATTTCTTTTTGCACTTTATTTTCGCCATGTTTAAGCTTTTCTTGCCGGTTTTCTAGTGGGTCCAACATTGTTCAAATTTCGTTTGAAgttttcataattcttttttccaattattacaaatttttcttttcttttctttttcgttTTTAGTTGGGAAAACGACTGAGGGGCCTTGAGGGCTGTGAGGGCATTTAGTTAGGGGCAGGGCCGAGAACTTCCTCTCATCAGCAACCACATGCAGCAGCGGGATTTTTAAATCTACCTGTGTCTGGCGGATTGAGCGTCGCCTCGTCACGTTTTTTTGTGAGCGGACCTAAGACCGGGAacacaaaacagagaaaaaaggacaaTTTTGTGGGGAAAGATGGGGGTCGAGGGGAGGTggtggatggggaggggaggagagaaagcagaaaaggggagggtgaggggcagaaaaaataagccaaaaaaagcaaaatttgtttgcaagaaaaagaaaccaagaaaagagaaaaacgttTCTACAACCCAAATTTTGTTCCCCTCCCTGGAAAAAGTCATGCCCCAAAGAAAAGGctggttttgggggggggggcgcctGAGTGGGCTGAGGCCTGTCTTAAGACATATTGATTTGGCTGGAAAGGATTTGGCTTGTCCAAGTGTTTGCTAATTGCTGGAAATGAACCGGTgttagaggtggggtgggggggggaggggaggggaagccaaCCAGGGAGCCTGGGAGCCCAAGGCCAGCTGTGCCCCACCCGGGGCGGGGGGCGCCACCACTCACGCAGGCCCTCTTCAGGACCAGCCAAGCACCTGCCCGCTCCCCCAGGCTGTAGAGAGGAGGGGTCCCAGCAGAAAGGACTCTGCTTCCCTCTGGACCAATCTGGCGGGCAGAGGGTAGGATGGGGCTGGGGCAGCCCGTCCCCACAGCTCACAGCCCCTGGAAGCCGTCAGCTCTCCACTGGCCAGCGGGGGGGTGGTCAGCGAGGGATGCCTGCCCACATCCCAGCCTCTCACCAGCCAGCATTTCTCTTCCATCCGCACTCACAAGCCTGACTTCTCACCCCATCTCCCCAGTGTGGGGTGAAGCAGGGAAAGGGGTCATCAGGTCTTGCCCTCCACTCCACCTCTTCCCTCTGACCCCCCTCTCCAACCTCATCCCTTACCCAGGcctgctctcctcccccacaAATGGTAAACTCCCCACCAGGGGCGCCAGCCCCCCACCAACCCCTGCTCTAATGCCAAAAGCCCCCCTCCCCAATTGGGGGTTCAGTCCACAAATAGGGAATAGGAAACACAGTGCCCTGAGCCAGCCCGACATATAAGGTGCCAGGAGGTGCAGGGAGGCACAAAGTGTGCCCCCTGTCAAGGAAAGGCCCCAGACTGGGCTCAGAGTTTGGCTCTAGGCTTCTTTCAGATTGGGGGATTAGTCAAGGGAGAGCTGGAACCCAGAGGCCTGAGGGGTTCCCCCAGGCTGATCAATTTCTCCTCAGTGGCCTGGGGACCAGCATGCGGAGGGATGGGTCAGTAAGGCTGAGGCCAGCCTCTGCAAGGCTTCTcccagatggtggtgatggcccCAAGGGGACCCATTAGGATCAGGGCCTGTTCTTCTCTGACAGGatagggatggggatggggatgaagTCAGCAGGGCATATGTGCGCGTGAGAATATTAAGTGTgcgggtgtgtgagtgtgtatgactgtgtgtgtgtgtgtgtgtgtgtgtgtgtgtgtgtgtgtgcctgagtCAACCTCTTCCTCCCAGAGCTAGTGTGAAGATTCAGTGAGATCACCTGAATGTGTCAAGCCCCAAGCAGGTCTGCAATAAGCGATGGTTAAAAATACAGAAGGTGTGggcatgggtggggtgggggcagggtgggaaatTTGTGTGGAGGTGTTGGGGTGGACAGTCCATTAGTGGGAAGTGCTGGGTGAATGTTTCACATGAGGGGTGACGAGCCAATAGCCCACTGAGTGGGGCGTTGCAGGCGAGACAGCTTTCTACCTGAAGATGTGGGTGGAGAGTCCACGAGTGGAGAGCATTGAGATGGGTGGCCTATTGGAGGCACTGGGGTGAATGATTCACTGGTAGGAGGGCGCTGGGGTAGGTGGTCCATGAGAGGGCAAGGGAAGGTAGAGTGGACGGCTCTGAGGCAGAGGGTGTTGGGATATTGGGGAAGATGTGTGGAATGTATTGGGGTAAGTGGTCTATCAGAGTGCTTGGAATCTGAACAGGATTGGAGTAGAAACTCCTGTGCATTGTGTGTATGGGTG
This Balaenoptera acutorostrata chromosome 20, mBalAcu1.1, whole genome shotgun sequence DNA region includes the following protein-coding sequences:
- the NLGN2 gene encoding neuroligin-2 isoform X1, producing the protein MWLLALCLVGLAGAQRGGGGPSGGAPGGPGLGLGSLGEERFPVVNTAYGRVRGVRRELNNEILGPVVQFLGVPYATPPLGARRFQPPEAPASWPGVRNATTLPPACPQNLHGALPAIMLPVWFTDNLEAAATYVQNQSEDCLYLNLYVPTEDGPLTKKRDEATLNPPDTDIRDSGKKPVMLFLHGGSYMEGTGNMFDGSVLAAYGNVIVATLNYRLGVLGFLSTGDQAAKGNYGLLDQIQALRWLSENIAHFGGDPERITIFGSGAGASCVNLLILSHHSEGLFQKAIAQSGTAISSWSVNYQPLKYTRLLAAKVGCDREDSAEAVECLRRKPSRELVDQDVQPARYHIAFGPVVDGDVVPDDPEILMQQGEFLNYDMLIGVNQGEGLKFVEDSAESEDGVSASAFDFTVSNFVDNLYGYPEGKDVLRETIKFMYTDWADRDNGEMRRKTLLALFTDHQWVAPAVATAKLHADYQSPVYFYTFYHHCQAEGRPEWADAAHGDELPYVFGVPMVGATDLFPCNFSKNDVMLSAVVMTYWTNFAKTGDPNQPVPQDTKFIHTKPNRFEEVVWSKFNSKEKQYLHIGLKPRVRDNYRANKVAFWLELVPHLHNLHTELFTTTTRLPPYATRWPPRPPPGAPGTRRPPPPATLPPEPEPESGPRAYDRFPGDSRDYSTELSVTVAVGASLLFLNILAFAALYYKRDRRQELRCRRLSPPGGSGSGVPGGGPGPLLPAAGRELPPEEELVSLQLKRGGGVGADPAEALRPTCPPDYTLALRRAPDDVPLLAPGALTLLPSGLGPPPPPPPPSLHPFGPFPPPPPTVTSHNNTLPHPHSTTRV
- the NLGN2 gene encoding neuroligin-2 isoform X2, encoding MWLLALCLVGLAGAQRGGGGPSGGAPGGPGLGLGSLGEERFPVVNTAYGRVRGVRRELNNEILGPVVQFLGVPYATPPLGARRFQPPEAPASWPGVRNATTLPPACPQNLHGALPAIMLPVWFTDNLEAAATYVQNQSEDCLYLNLYVPTEDDIRDSGKKPVMLFLHGGSYMEGTGNMFDGSVLAAYGNVIVATLNYRLGVLGFLSTGDQAAKGNYGLLDQIQALRWLSENIAHFGGDPERITIFGSGAGASCVNLLILSHHSEGLFQKAIAQSGTAISSWSVNYQPLKYTRLLAAKVGCDREDSAEAVECLRRKPSRELVDQDVQPARYHIAFGPVVDGDVVPDDPEILMQQGEFLNYDMLIGVNQGEGLKFVEDSAESEDGVSASAFDFTVSNFVDNLYGYPEGKDVLRETIKFMYTDWADRDNGEMRRKTLLALFTDHQWVAPAVATAKLHADYQSPVYFYTFYHHCQAEGRPEWADAAHGDELPYVFGVPMVGATDLFPCNFSKNDVMLSAVVMTYWTNFAKTGDPNQPVPQDTKFIHTKPNRFEEVVWSKFNSKEKQYLHIGLKPRVRDNYRANKVAFWLELVPHLHNLHTELFTTTTRLPPYATRWPPRPPPGAPGTRRPPPPATLPPEPEPESGPRAYDRFPGDSRDYSTELSVTVAVGASLLFLNILAFAALYYKRDRRQELRCRRLSPPGGSGSGVPGGGPGPLLPAAGRELPPEEELVSLQLKRGGGVGADPAEALRPTCPPDYTLALRRAPDDVPLLAPGALTLLPSGLGPPPPPPPPSLHPFGPFPPPPPTVTSHNNTLPHPHSTTRV